One genomic region from Equus caballus isolate H_3958 breed thoroughbred chromosome 4, TB-T2T, whole genome shotgun sequence encodes:
- the LOC138923739 gene encoding melanoma inhibitory activity protein 2-like, with amino-acid sequence MEGLLPAIASAFQLILGYLWCALLVISESLSQRPGLPAFPWEILVCTVVVALIVKTGHIFRRGKSPGERCSACSEVSGECGENTGPENRAEEALQCPRVEASPLPLQTLCLAAMNTMVSTSALQDTVDLLEKALKSLPVKVSKANDANPISKSSEKDGEQLQKNTMNDLNENTPFPASPLVLRQDMPRWEKTAQEKEEKNGRLEQSNTQILSILKDQVGQILPAVAVPLHTVPLPDLLAQQMDDGNAEVQQKREAGKGEPPIPKSEVGLKGVTDDADLSAPLQSPEEEHQEGARRLWQEKQMKEELPRQIPSFQTEEATLQHENAKLESEIQKLKLKLQILHELHDEEVGPLYRKFFEEERVCSELDKKLLNVCWEMNSTYQLRNLYKKMAEDLAQEVKTCTSYYHKENLFQMQRAKESKRAAVLAERKLEELRRENEHNRQRLAMLEASFQPLPRGNFPPAAPPTVPRGPEVWGIPWAGRTPQEGRWPCHEASGVWGHLQI; translated from the coding sequence ATGGAGGGCCTGCTGCCTGCCATCGCATCCGCTTTCCAGCTGATCCTGGGGTACCTGTGGTGTGCTCTGCTGGTGATTTCGGAAAGCTTGAGCCAGAGGCCAGGTCTCCCTGCGTTCCCCTGGGAGATCCTGGTAtgtactgtggtggtggctttgATAGTAAAGACAGGACATATTTTCAGAAGAGGGAAGTCTCCAGGCGAAAGGTGTTCTGCCTGCAGTGAAGTCAGTGGAGAATGTGGGGAGAATACAGGACCTGAGAACCGAGCCGAGGAAGCCCTTCAGTGCCCTCGGGTGGAGGCCAGTCCTCTCCCGTTACAAACCTTGTGCTTGGCAGCAATGAATACAATGGTGAGCACATCAGCACTTCAGGACACTGtcgaccttctggaaaaggctttGAAGAGCCTGCCTGTTAAAGTCTCCAAAGCAAATGATGCAAACCCCATCTCAAAATCAtcagagaaggatggagaacaACTTcagaagaacacaatgaatgattTGAATGAAAACACTCCTTTTCCAGCAAGTCCATTAGTGCTCCGCCAAGACATGCCGAGATGGGAGAAGACGGcacaggaaaaggaggagaagaacgGAAGGCTGGAGCAGTCGAACACACAAATACTGTCCATCCTGAAAGATCAAGTCGGCCAAATCCTGCCAGCGGTCGCAGTCCCGCTGCACACCGTCCCTTTGCCTGACCTCCTTGCCCAGCAAATGGATGACGGGAATGCGGAAGTCCAGCAaaagagggaagcaggaaagggggaaCCCCCCATCCCTAAGTCAGAAGTTGGTCTGAAGGGGGTCACTGATGATGCTGACCTCAGCGCGCCCCTTCAAAGTCCTGAAGAGGAACATCAAGAAGGAGCCAGACGGTTGtggcaagaaaagcaaatgaaggaAGAGCTTCCAAGACAAATCCCCTCCTTCCAAACCGAGGAAGCAACTTTGCAGCACGAAAACGCCAAGCTTGAAAGTGAGATTCAGAAGCTGAAGCTCAAACTTCAAATTCTGCATGAGCTACATGATGAAGAAGTTGGGCCACTTTACAGAAAATTCTTTGAGGAGGAAAGGGTCTGCTCCGAGTTGGACAAGAAGCTCCTCAACGTGTGCTGGGAGATGAACTCCACGTACCAGCttcgcaacctctacaagaagaTGGCTGAAGACCTGGCCCAAGAAGTGAAGACGTGCACTTCCTACTATCACAAGGAGAACCTCTTCCAGATGCAAAGAGCCAAAGAAAGCAAGAGGGCAGCCGTGTTGGCAGAGAGAAAGCTCGAGGAgctaagaagagaaaatgaacacaACAGGCAAAGGCTGGCCATGTTGGAGGCCTCGTTCCAGCCTTTGCCAAGAGGCAattttcctccagctgctcctcccacggtccccagaggcccagaagTGTGGGGGATCCCCTGGGCCGGTAGGACCCCCCAGGAAGGAAGATGGCCCTGCCACGAGGCCTCAGGGGTCTGGGGTCACCTGCAGATTTGA